A single window of Nicotiana sylvestris chromosome 3, ASM39365v2, whole genome shotgun sequence DNA harbors:
- the LOC138887153 gene encoding uncharacterized protein: protein MAVSLRNGRDLDEEQERARDNIQAEILIQVPIELDESTRLTDVTIQTAQEEKNTQHETEKVAEAVEEPVVEIVAEKEKSQEIGKKRPPAPFPQRLAKYQKEEQYKKFFEMLMQIQVNIPLIEALKEMPGYAKMMKDLMSRKFDFQDLATVTLTQTCSAVVTRPVAEKLSDPGSFTIPCTIGNFAFAKALCDLGANINLMPLVIYKKLGIGRAAPTSMLLQLADKTVKRPFGILDDVLIQVGKFVFPADFVILDCKVDEEIPIILGRSLLAKGRALIDCETGELKMRLNDEEIIFNVQKSMRRPSEFTNCSLIDAVDVIIQSDDEVLTIEDPLAACLTNLEEVNGEHLAEWVLALEGRGFWERNLGFEPLHLEKRETPPAKPSIEEPPKLELKPLPGHLRYEFLGPDSTLPVIISFGLLDVQVQQLLQVLKECKTTIWWTMADIKGISPACCMHKILLEEGHKPSREHQRRLNPNMKEVIKWLDAGIIFPI, encoded by the coding sequence ATGGCGGTGAGTCTCCGTAACGGCAGGGATCTCGACGaagagcaagagagagctcgtgacAATATACAGGCTGAGATACTCATTCAGGTACCCATTGAGCTGGATGAATCCACAAGGCTGACAGATGTGACAATCCAGACTGCTCAGGAAGAAAAGAATACTCAGCACGAGACCGAGAAAGTTGCTGAAGCAGTTGAAGAGCCGGTAGTAGAGATAGTAGCTGAGAAAGAAAAGTCCCAAGAGATTGGGAAGAAAAGACCTCCTGCTCCATTTCCACAGAGGTTAGCTAAGTATCAAAAGGAGGAGCAGTACAAAAAGTTCTTTGAGATGCTCATGCAAATTCAGGttaatattccattgattgaagctttaaaggagatgcctggatacgcaaaaatgatgaaagatttaatgtcccgaaaatttgacttccaagacttggccacagtgaCACTTACTCAGACGTGCAGTGCAGTTGTAACTAGACCTGTTGCTGAAAAGCTCTCTGATCCAGGGAGTTTTactattccatgcactattggaaACTTCGCTTTTGCGAAAGCACTTTGCGATTTAGGGGCCAAcattaatcttatgcccctggtcaTTTACAAGAAGTTGGGCATAGGGAGAGCTGCACCCACCTCTATGTTGCTACAGCTGGCTGACAAGACTGTGAAGCGTCCGTTTGGGATCCTAGATGATGTACTTATTCAGGTAGGGAAAttcgtgttccctgcagattttgtaatattggattgcaaggtggatgaagaaattcctatCATCTTAGGAAGATCTTTATTGGCCAAGGGGAGAGCTCTTATTGATTGTGAGACCGGGGAGCTTAAGATGAGGCTCAATGACGAAGAGATtatattcaatgtgcagaaatctatgaggcgccCAAGTGAGTTCAcaaattgctctcttattgatgccgtggatgtaatcATACAGTCTGATGATGAAGTGTTGACGATTGAGGATCCCCTCGCTGCATGTTTGACGAATTTGGAGGAAGTGAACGGTGAGCACTTGgcagaatgggtgttggcattgGAAGGTAGAGGGTTCTGGGAAAGAAATCTAGGGTTTGAGCCCCTACACTTAGAAAAGAGGGAgactcctccagctaagccatccattgaagaaccacCGAAGCTGGAACTAAAGCCATTGCCAggccacctcaggtatgaatttctgggacctgactccactctacctgttattatctcatttggtttgttagatgtgcaggtccAACAGCTTCTACAGGTATTGAAGGAGTGCAAAACTACTATttggtggaccatggcagacatcaaGGGGATCAGCCCCGCTTGCTGCATGCATaagattctgctggaagaggggcacaaaccttccagggaacatcagAGGAGGCTGAACCCAAATATGAAGGAagtgataaagtggttagatgcgggaattattttcccaatctAG